GCTATCAGTCGTCGTGGCTTTGAAAAGCTTAAATGAACGATACATCCACACCGACATCCTGGTCCTATTTCAGCCTTAACTTCGGGACGATCGGCTGGTAGATCTCCCATGAAAAAGTTGCCATTTCCATACATGCATTCCCAAGTGGCGCCGGTAACTGGACCACCACATTGTTGACTTTCAACTGCCGGACCCTGAAATAAAACGTATCGTTCAGGTTACTTTCACAGGATATTTAGCACAGGTGAAAAGGAAACATAATTGTGGTTGTGTTGCAATAGGCAGACACGTTGAACATgaatattgaaataattgtCTAGACAAACGATGTTTAACGAAATCCAATAGCCATAATCTCTAAACCATATACAAGGAATTTTCATTCCACGACACaccaaaaatatgaaaatcgaATTCCCACCCACACCAATTAGCAGTCTGCTGAATAATTTAGGTTGAAACATTCAACCGTGTATATGTACCGGAACAgcattgaaatatttgaaaatccgACATTAGTTagcatttaaatttcattagtttcaacaaAAGGTTTAAATCCTGTAAATCTTTTGAACATATATGCGGAACGGGAACATTATTTTCCCGTTCGAAAATGATGGGAAACACCTCACTTGCAGTTCCAATTTGCATTTCATTTCGCTTTTATTGCACTAAGTGCTGTGTTATCGCAGAGCTTTACCTATAAAATGTAACCACACCAACTACACAAAAATTACCACAACAAGTTTGGTCCAGTGACAtgtgaaataattatttgtttaccgaggggaGAAAcaaggaaattccaacaagagcagtgtttgcggccagagcgaagcgtaGAAGTGAACATAACTTTTTTCATGTGTTCAGGGCGGATAAATGAATACGAGTTACGCGGGCAAATAAGTGAATTATGCGGGTAAGTAAGTGAATTTTGCGGGAAGAAAGATGAATTCGAGAGTGAATAAATTAATGGACAGAGacgtcaacaaaaaaaaagatacgAAGCGAAAGTGACTGTACGGATCTTCAAGCCGATCTAGACTTACTGTCGGAGTGGTGTAAACGGCGACTATTAAACCTGAATGTGAAAAAATGCAACACGCTCACGGTTACTTATAATCCGGATAAAATTGACTTCAATTACTCAATTAATGGCGAAGGTACTACCAGAGTCAACGTTAAAAAGGAACTTGGTGTGGAATTCGAcaaaaaggtaaaatttaACCATAACGTGACCCGCAAATGTTACCAGATGATTGGATTCAttttggtgtcggggaatctcgcacacgcgatcatagtatgcgtccttttacgacatgtaacgaaaagtcatgactgtgcgagattcaccacttagaggtgaatctcgcacaccatgagtttgtgtggtgtgcgagattaccctaccccttCATTTTCCGAAAGACGAGAAGCTTCAAGAACCCGAAAAGTATAATTAAACTGTAAACTGTATGTACGCACTCGACCCGAATACTTCAGTTCTATTTGGAACCCTTATTACACCAAATATATCGAGCAACTTGAGAGAGTTCAAAGAAAGTTTATAAGACTTTTATTCTATAGATTCAACTAGGCAAAAACCGATTACAAATCAAGGCTGAAACATCTTATGATGAACTCACACGATGTTTTCATCACTTGACCAACCCGAgttctttgaattttgacggaaatttgttattttttctaatttttttctaatttcgctttttttgtaataatgtaAACGATCGCTTGTAATTGGGCACGTGGCCTGTAAGAtgatcaaataaataaataaaaactagaGATTCTCATGGCATATTAGAGAAAGAGCTGACGTTTTGCTGAATGACATTTTTAGTTAGAAAAGCCCCAGCACTTTCTCTCCACTGAGGAGAAAGTATAACTTTTATAACTGGAGCTGACTGTTTATGTTTTCAGAAGTTGATGGTACAGTGAATCGATGTTTTCGTTTAGTGGAGAAAAACGGTTAATCACACCATGCACACATAAAAAACGTAGTGTTCACTTCTGGTAGAaggaaattcgaaattttcttttttctcccCTCGGTAAACAATGAACTATTGCTCATTTGACGAATATTAAGCAGCTACCTTCAccaatacaaattttgtattaCCATGCCCAGTTTATTTCTGCAGGTACAAATGCCGTACAGTTAGCAGATGAAAATACTACATGAAATAAGACAACGTTCAAAAACACCAACAATTGCTATCATCATAATTCACCTTACAGCTATTATATAGCGACATATATATTCTGCAGCTATATGTTGGTAAACGCATATTTTCAAAAGGGAAAGAAAGCTTTTGAATATTTCATtgcatgaaaatgttcacGAGCTTGAGCAGGTTGAATTCACATATAGCATCCATCGTTGCTAAGGTATGTATAGGTATAAATTCAGTTATAATAAATTGTTCAAGGGGggtgaaaaagaaaacgtaaataaaaagAGGATACATTTGGCTGGCGGTAATAGTTTCAATGCACGCAAATTGGATTCGTTGCATATCCTCGATTCGAAAGCATTTTAAATTTGCTTAAACATCGGTTGGGTTAGTAAATGCTTCAGGTGTGTGGGGAATTTGTAGCTCGAATCAGGacgaaaacatatttttttcgtgGTGTCGTTCTTTCGTGCCAAAAAATACTGTCTGTCACAACTCTAGACACTTTAAGAAGCAAATGTTAGATGCAAAACTATTTCTTGTTGGTTAAGAGAACTCACTAACAGCATTTTTATGGACAATAACAAGTTCAAACCACAACTAGAAGCAATATTTTACGAGGAAAGTTAGGTGAATAactgatatctcgcctaaatgtaggctagactgCTAGACTAATGTTTACAGATGTACGTATGTGTGCAAATCATCGTGTTGGTGTTACTATACATCATACGAGCCATTCCGTGTGTACGTCGTTGCAGCCATCAAATTCTTGAGATCctaaatttgagaatttttaggaTATTCTCGCTagaaaaaatcgatctggAACTTTGTCTGACTCGGGAATCGACCCcagatcattttggtggaagtcCATCAGCATATAAGTATAGTTAAGCCACTGAGCCACCCTGAGTGATGGGATATTTGATTTACGTTGATTCATcaagaatgaaaaatcatcaacGTGTCCAATCATCGGTGTACCGGTAGCATTTGATTGGTAAAACAATATCGAAAGTGCTATGATGGTACCACAGCTGTAGACTTTGCCACTGCTTTTTTACTGGAAATGTTTCGATCTTCATGCGCGATTTCAGGACATTAGTAGCCGGCTGGCTGGTATTTCCcggtaacatttttattatttaatgattgtaattcaaaaattgttgtaGACATGCAATGGCTGCAATTTAATAGAGCTGCGTGTTATTGACCTTCCCTGCTAGACATCATtgtatgtttgtttgtttttttttatattaaggGTCAAGAACATGTAGCacgaaattttaatgttaaagTTGATGGCGTGATGATAAATGCATCCAAACATAAACCCAACAGTGATTTTTGCTACTTTCTTTAAACGTACCAAGAAGTACATTCGATGTAACGATTCAACTAAGCTCTGATTGTTGACCATTTCCGTtcgaaaaatcgaattaaaagTCCTTCGAAGGGAACCACTTCTCAAAGTCAATCAGAAAATTGGCTTTTTATATCTTTTGTGCCACGATTCCCTTATTCCTTTTGAAAGTTTACCAAaagtaaatggaaaaaaatattgaatcaaTCTACAAGAGTACTTCAGTGAAGGGTCAAACGTCTGATCTGCTTTCTGTTTATAAGCAATCGTTTTAACTTTGAATAGCAAATGGTTTTTATGTATATCATCTTCGATATCGTAGTTATGGCCACTCGGTCGTTATGTTGTATATAATCATTTCGTCtaggaaatttcattatattgaattaaaaatagagaaaatcaATAGGACATATTCGGCAGCGGTAAATAGAATTATGCCTCAAGTAGTCGTACTACGTCTACAATGCGTATATAAACATATTTCCAACGAATTATCTGAGCTATTTTCATATTGAAGACGaagaatttaataaaacaaattgactACAATCGCAACTCAGTAATAGCATCTATTGGTCAATCAGACGTTCCCTGGTATTTATGCATACATAATGTGATGTGACTGGAAATGAAGACAGTGTTAGGGTGGCTCACACTTTACgttgtatttaattttaaaacgcATGACCCCAGGTTGATCAGGGAATCTTTGGTGGAaggaactattttttaaatatgtttttcacATGAATGCTAGcgtgatttttgatttttggggtCTTTTACATGACTTTTCGAATGTACGGTTGAAAAGCAAAGTGAACCATTGATTGGGCCAGTAACATGGTTGTATTTTTTAAGTTTCAGTTTctaattatcaaaatgtctgcaattgaatttttcccaACTAATCAaatgacgcagtctaacttccaaaaaaagaacgaagaaatttttttgagacgcggcatcaaatgacgcagtctaacttccaaaaaaagaacgaagaaatttttttgagacgcggcaactatatataggcgagaatttaagtttctttcctttggcctgtatcaccacaaatcctattctatcttattcgcgcttaaaatacgagcaaaacgagctatcactcgactatgtaactttaaaattgccggagatacatcgttttgaagttggtcattttgatagaaaatgcaccaaattaacgttttccaaacaatcaaaatctttcaacttactctgtatgtttctatctgtctatctgtctatctatcgacggtcgatctcggaaactagtcagccaatctccatgaaattttgcagtaaTTTTGCAGGGTAggctaaaaaatgaaaatgtgatacgccattaccccaggaaaaaccagaattttgttttattggcctcgaagtggtttctgagtgtggttttcgagggtcgggaacgcgttttcggctgtagcttagctgtattgaaacctacagaggcgtgcgacccatcaaatgaaaggtattcgtaacacgattcgaactaaaaaataattaaaaaaatcggggcagattcgtttgagctagagtgattagagtgaccaaattttgagctactcgagcgtaggatgaaaggactaatatttttttgggttatgagagatagagaattactttcttcggcaaagtctcagagttttacgagtagaacagaggggcatatgtgaaaaatgtcgaaagttggaaatgagtgggtcaattatgtttttagaggtatttcttgaatggtgacagatagagagttactttcttcggcaaagtctcagagttttacgagtagaacagaggggcatatgtgaaaaatgtcgaaagttggaaatgggtgggtcaattggggttttggagatatttcttgaatggtggcagatagatagtcaaattttcgattttcgtcaaattttctgaatttcgtcagattttggaatttcgtcaaattttcgattttcgtcaaattttcaaatttcgtcaaattttcgaatttcatcaaattttcgaatttcgtcaaattttcgaatttcgtcaaatttcgtcaaattttcgaatttcgtcaaattttcaaatttcgtcaaattttcgaatttcgtcaaattttcgattttcgtaaaatttttgaattaaaactgttataaaaagcagtgttgactacacttctaaaacgactgatatctcaacaaaaatctcttcgagaaaagtgtgacgcagtctttgaaatacaatttctaaaatgaatgatatcgctagagttgacgctttcagcttcgttacgcaaaaattaaattttacacccaattagttcaaacaagctggcttaggttttctcatcatctgccaaataatttttacaaaaacaaatttagacTGGTAACaactaaaattttaccaaaaaaatctgcgtcgcatgtggcagataaattttcttgctgttCCTGAACTACATTACTACATTACCAGTTTTGGCAGTCTTCCGCCAGCAAATAGTTTCTACTTAACAAATCTAAGCCTTGGCTAACCACATCAAAATTAACTTCTTTGAGAATATACATTGTAGTAGGCGTCTCACGTGTCAAATATAGAATTCACAACTGTCACCTGACAAGTACGGAGTAATCGTACCAGCAGTGTACGGCTCACGTGTACATTGATGTACGGATAAAACTCCCAAAAACacgataagaccaatggtttactcatccgtaaattgtacatttaaaacgtacTTTCTATGAGTTACTCGCTAAAATTGTGCGATAAACATAACCTAAACAATTTATCATGAAAAATGAGCTGCCGAAATTAGCGCGAAGCCGAGAtccgtttcttttttgtgtaaGGAATAGTTGGAAGTGTAAGATAGAGTACAAAGAAGTCACGGCACCGGCACTAAgccaaaatcaaaaaatgtttcgaaaataCGAATACCATTTGTTGAACCGTCCATGAGTTTTATGAtgctttatttatttatattgatgcgacaaaaaagactgctcacaatagtggcgcagccagtaaaaaatcgatcttttcatataaaaaaaaattacaataaataaaaatcatcaattttcttcttccctaatgttcccaaaatgcaAGCGGCATTTCCACGTTGTATCGCGATTGATAATCTTTGTAAAAGATAATCTTTCGATTTAGCTTCACCAGTtgcttttttcattaaagaacCCAATTTGTctatgaatttctttgtttctgggCCCATACAACCTAGCGTCTCGAAAGCGAGTGGTGttagtaaataattttgttttagagaaatatAATGGTTATGCTTATGTCTCTCAGCTTTGTCTGCTATTGTGCGAGCTTTCTTTGAAGAATCATTAATATAAGAAGCAGCCATAGTATCCCTCACAGTCACATCCCACAAGAGTGATTTACCATGACTCCACGGTATCAACGTCATGCCGTCtggtcttttaccatcatctcttgACACACCTGGGGGCTGTATAATATTTGGGACACCTGCACTAGAGAAAGCATGAGCGAAGATGTTATTCATAGTATCATGTCTAGCAAATTTTCCTTCTGCGCATTTAGCGCAAGATAGACCATGTAAACCATCTCTTTCTACCATTTTACCGCAAATACATTTGTGTTCCTCACATAATTTTGAACCTACTCTAAGTCCAACAGCAATTCTGGCAGAGTTGTTATCCAATAACAATCCCAATTGACTCGATGGGATCacttgcagccactttgaagattctttagttgATGACGCAAGTAATCGTGCACGAGTCCTAAGAtcaccattttcaaacaaCTCATCGAATTGATGTTTGATCTTCGGAAGATCCCAATTCCTTTGTTCTTTTTTAAGCGTATCGGTTTCTGGAACAAAATTGCGTGGAATTTCATCGATTAATTGTAAAATCtgatcattaattatttttaagttaAACTTTTGGAGTATGACATCACACAATTCTGACGATGAATAAACAGATGATAAATAGGCCGGTATTGCCAAATCCTCGACTCTCCTAATACCTATACCACCATAAGACAAAGGAAGAGATGCCTGATCCCATGACAAACCTTCTAATCTCACATTCGTAATAGTTTTATGAGTTTTATCGTTTTTAGTATCAATCGAAAGGTAATTTCAGTGGCCTTATCGAAACGAGCCCCAGAGCCCCATCTTGCTGTGCTTCGACTATGACCTATGACCGTTCAGAGTCAGTGGTTTAACGTATGAAAATTCTACTCTAATTCCAGTTGCAGTGATGTCAAATTTAATGTCGCTCATATGAGGTATGCATTTACATTGACTAATCATGTAAAGCACAGTACATACgtagttcaaaatttttgaataccTCACTCTCCTTCGGGACGGGTTTTAACTTCCCctcttgtcaaaataaaaatttggaactaGTAGGCGTAATATACGATAAAATACCTAACAAGTTATAAAACTTAtgacttttcacagaaaattccttaattttgacatttcactTTCAGTACCACAAgaaaatctcaattttagaCCTTGACAGTGACCTCGATCTCCAAACTTTTAGTGCAATTTTAAAGCTTCCATTATTCAGCTATGAACTATAGTCAATAATAATGGTTATACCTTTCACTTGCCATAGAAATCATTCAGCGTGGCATGACTCTACTaccccgaaaatcaaaaatcgcTCAGGCATgagaaaaacacatttaaaaaaaaagtttctacaATAAAAGATTCTCTGGTTGCAGCCAGAAGTCAgacgtttaaaattaaatataaaaatttcgcCCACCCTAGTATATAGGAAATATGTCTGCCACAAAGAGGGTCAAAAACTTCGATACACAATGCTGATGCCGGTCCAgtttatttattattgtatGTACTCATATACGGAATATAGACAATGAATAATACGGAGGagcatgtaaaattttggGGTTGTTATTAATCACCTCCATAACCTTAGCACAACCATAAATATATTTCTCGATATGGCCCAGACAAAACCAGCCAAATGTTATATCCCCGGATCAGACAAACGAGACTGAACGTATTTATATACATATGtgggaatttaatttataGATGGAACGGGTGTGCTAGGGTTAAACCACAATCAcatattgaatgaaatgatGGTTCATCAGTTATGTTACTCCTGGTATATTATCCTCAATGAATACATCGGTATACACGTTCTCTGTGTAGTCGGATTATATaactaaattaaattcgaataGATCCTTTACCTGCTTGTGAGACTTACGATGAACGTAATTTTATCAAGGTGGAAGTTTATGTTGATTTTAGAGATCATTCCGATTAACTACTCATCGTATAGAGAATAGCACAAGAACGCTTGCTATTTCTGTATCGAAAGTGAGGAAGTGTACCGTGATAATAATGGAATATAGTTAGCTTCCATTAGGACAAGCAAAGTAAGAGAACGATTTTCGcttcaaaatttattccattttattaTCGGACTTATTTGCATCGTCATCTACTCTGTCACTTCCACCACCCTTCGAACTTTGTGAGCCACTCTTCTTTTGTTCCAACAAATTCGTCTCACTCATTTGACCCACAGACTTTTGGGACGAGCTCTTTTCTCGTTCGAGTAATTTCTCGTCCACCTTCTCTTGCGATCTTTGCGAGCCAGTTGATTTCTTCTCAGCTTCGGAATCTTGTGCCTTTTCCGTACTGCTCTTTggctgaatttttttcttcactggTTTTTCCGTGGTTTTCTCGTCATCACCGTCTTCATCCGACGAATCATCGAATCCGGTTTCTTCCACTTCCTGATCGTCGGTCTTGGAACCAGACATTGAATATGCAATCACCGAACCACTTTCCAACTCAATTATCGGACAACTTGGATATGATTTTATCGTCGGTAGGCTGTCGTCGTCTTCAACATCCTCGTCGTCGTTAACGCCCAGTTCTATGTCCGATACGAATCGCCGGGCAAATGGCCGTCTCATTCGTAGTATACTGCTAATTGATTTCGATGGTGTCATGCCCAGATCGCCCTTGTTGTACATGTCGTCCATTGCCTCGATCGTATCGAAAGATTTCTTTGGCAAGGGTTCGTCGAGAGTCAAGAAAATTCCCAACAGTTCGGAAAGCAGATTCTGACGTTGAGCTTCCCGGAATCTTGGATCGTCGTCGGGGTTGTTTTGTCCTCTGCAGGCTGATTTGACTGTGTATTTGATTTGTGTTAAAACGTTAGCCAACCTATCCGATTCATCGATTTGGTCTTGCACTATAACTTTATGTTTCGCACATTCCGTACGGATTGCATGCACATGCTGTTCCAACAAATGGGTTTTCGCTCTGTATTCTTCAAGTTCTTTAACCGCTTTCAGCTCACGCTTTTCTGCATTTTCTTTCATACGTGCCGCATCCATTAGGACTTGATTGGTGAGTTTCATTTTCTCACACTCGGATGTCAATCGTTTGATGATCTCTATTTGAACATCGCACGTTCGAATGAGCTGCTTATTTTCGGTGCAATATGTAGCAGTAGCGTCACTTCTTTGCTTGTCGCGATCTTTTAtggatttcatttcattttgtaatcGTCGATGAGTGAACATGATACGATCCAACTCATTATTGAGTGCAATATTCTCACGAACTAATCGTTGTACGTGCGCTGATATTCGAACTTCACTAGCCTTCGTGAATTCACTCGACAGTTCAAGCAGTTTATTTTCCACGTCATTTTTCAACGTGTTTTTGTCGACAATTTGCTTCCGTTCCATTTCTTGTAAAAGATCCTTGTGCCGTTGCGATTGTTCTTTCAAATCGCTTTCTTGCTACAAATCGAAATCGATTCAAATGAGCGGGTAACATCGGTATGTATGACGTAATGTGTAACAAACCTGATCAAATTTCGACATCAGCTCGTCACGTTGAATGCGAAATTCTTCCAGCGAAACCAATTTCCCAGTCAAAAGCTTTATTTCGGACGTTAATTCCTCTTGCATTGCCTTGAATTTGACTTCCCATTCTTTAATGATGCGTTGAAATTCCTTCGTCTCTTCGTGACGCACTTTCCCCAATTCCGATAACTTTTCCTCCAAATCGATGATGTTCGCTTGTTTGATCAGATTGGATCGGTCTAAATATCCAGTCACATCGGTGCGATCTTCTTCGAATTGTCGGAACTGTGCATCCATTTCTTCCATTTTCTcttgcatttttatattctgTTCTTTGCATGTTGCAAGCTTTTGTGCCAGATCGGCAATGGTCGTCTCGTAGAAAGCTTGATCGACGTTACTcaattgattttcgttttcatcaTCATCGCCTTTGGCTTTTTTATTTCCCTTCCTGGGTTTCtagtgaaaatgaaaagaaaatttaaatatgacATCTCCACGCCTCAACCGGTCAAAAAGAGAGCTTTCGATAAGACTTGTTTATAAAAAGACATCGCTGCGGAAAATTCTCTTTTCAATTGATTGGGACGTATAtttcagatttcatttttactcgCTGTGGCattttttaacgatttttaagaatttggaAATTGAAGTTAACGAAACAGCTGCCTTTGATGTACTAGttggtttttcctttttaaaatAGTTCGCGTTCCtattatttagaaaatgtttacaacTATGGTAACAGACTTGTTTACTTTGAATATTGATTCATTTAGTGGTAATTCATTATGATCGTACATGAAACATGCAAAAGTACAGTGTTGTCTTGTGAGCCACTGCATTCGTAACATTTGAATCATTAAATGTTCAAGACACCACCGTTATAACGAGAACATGTCTGCAGATTTTGTATGATAACGACCATCTGTTTTCATGTGAAGTCACTATACTGTAGTTGTTAGTGTATATTCGTCTGAATTTGATATGATCATATCACAATTAAATgaacaatttcaaaacttaTTGCAGCCATTCATaaaaactcgaaatttcacGATAATTTACAAAAAGTCCAAAGTTGTGtcgtttcgattttttgtCTTTCCGTTAAAACTCGTAACGTTATAACCATTTTACTATCTATTAGGCGGTGTAGCGTTTTGCAGTACCtttttttaaggcctgcgggtaggctcgatgcagaatggtccaTTGATCACGAAAATAGCAATATTCGTCCTGCAATAAATATTGTTCTGtgtttcaattatttgatAAAGGCACAGCCAACATTATGTTCAACCTACCACGGTAATCTAATTTATTGGTTTTCACTTGTTTTAAAAGTTCAATTGTCCGGATGACACATTGAATACAATATAACATGCATTGCTGGGAAGTAGTTCATTCCGAAACATcttaaattggaaatttaattcatcAGAAGAATAGAGCAACTTTCTTTGGAAATTGTCAATGTTGTGGCTCAGGGCCTagtttttagaaacttttagagaaaatcgagaaaatcaagaaactttgagaaattcaagaaacttcgagaaattcaagaagtttctcgaatttctcgagttcgagaaattttaagaaattcgagaaaattcgagaaatttcgagaaattcaagaaattagtttccaaaaagtaggccctggtgGCTGCATatctcgccttcggctcgggcATTCAAACcttacacttgtcaaaataacagtttccaaaacatgttgctcaaaaacataATTGTGAGTTCAGCTGATATCACGAGATTGAACCATCATATGTAatgcatccaatgtaatctccTACTACTCATtatcagggactatttttgtgaCCACATCATACCACTTTTCTTTAAACTGTTCCTAAAATATCGCAAACTTTTCCATAAAGggagtgaaattcgacatgttttctaatTTGGAGGTTGTTGTGGGTTTTAGTTGATTACACAAGAGTtacgttgaacaaatgaaaatctaga
This genomic stretch from Bradysia coprophila strain Holo2 chromosome II, BU_Bcop_v1, whole genome shotgun sequence harbors:
- the LOC119070279 gene encoding cilia- and flagella-associated protein 157 — protein: MPQRKPRKGNKKAKGDDDENENQLSNVDQAFYETTIADLAQKLATCKEQNIKMQEKMEEMDAQFRQFEEDRTDVTGYLDRSNLIKQANIIDLEEKLSELGKVRHEETKEFQRIIKEWEVKFKAMQEELTSEIKLLTGKLVSLEEFRIQRDELMSKFDQQESDLKEQSQRHKDLLQEMERKQIVDKNTLKNDVENKLLELSSEFTKASEVRISAHVQRLVRENIALNNELDRIMFTHRRLQNEMKSIKDRDKQRSDATATYCTENKQLIRTCDVQIEIIKRLTSECEKMKLTNQVLMDAARMKENAEKRELKAVKELEEYRAKTHLLEQHVHAIRTECAKHKVIVQDQIDESDRLANVLTQIKYTVKSACRGQNNPDDDPRFREAQRQNLLSELLGIFLTLDEPLPKKSFDTIEAMDDMYNKGDLGMTPSKSISSILRMRRPFARRFVSDIELGVNDDEDVEDDDSLPTIKSYPSCPIIELESGSVIAYSMSGSKTDDQEVEETGFDDSSDEDGDDEKTTEKPVKKKIQPKSSTEKAQDSEAEKKSTGSQRSQEKVDEKLLEREKSSSQKSVGQMSETNLLEQKKSGSQSSKGGGSDRVDDDANKSDNKME